The region ACTGTAACGCAAAGGGGAAGAAAATTATCTTGGAGATGTTTAAAACGTTTAGCCTATAtgtaaattaaaataattcatACGTTaacaaaactaaaataaaagtgTTACTTTAGTTTTTAAAAGCTAACAAAACtggaataaaaatatattttaatacttaaaaaaaaccacAAATGTGTCAGCAATGCTTAATCTAGTTTGTCAAATATATATGACTACAAAAAACTCAATAACTGGGCGTATGGAGCGTATTAAACTCCATATCCCATGTGACGCGAGCGCCGGTGTCCCGGATGTTCACTGCGCCGAAAGAGAAGAAGGTCCCGGATGTTCTCAGAGAAGAAGGTCCCGGATGTTCTCTGCGCCGGAAGAGAAGAAGGTCCCGGATGTTCTCTGCGCCGGAAGAGAAGAAGGTCCCGGATGTTGTGTGCGCCGGAAGAGAAGGCGGCGTCTTCGGTGGCCATCTTGTGGTTGTCTGCAGCGAGCCGTTCGCTCCAAGCCTCGTAGAATCGGAGGAGAATCCCGCTGCTGGGGCGCCATCATGCCCGGACACCTGCAAGAAGGCTTCGGCTGCGTCGTTACCAACCGGTTCGACCAACTATTGGACGACGAGTCGGACCCGTTCGAGATACTGAAGGCGGCGGAGAATAAGAAGAAAGATGCGGCCGCTTCGGGCACCAAAACCGCCGCGCAAGCCGCCAAACAGCCCAAAAAGGAGTCTCAGAAGGACCGGAAGAACCCGCTACTGGACAAAAAGGAGGATTCCCAACCCCCGGTGCCTCTAAAAAAGGAGGGTACGTGGGGGGGGAATAAAAATATTCCCGCGGAGTCTTTTAACTTGTCCCGGTTAGCTTAGCCGAGTGTAGCTCGGAGCGCGCGCGGCAGCCCGCGCGACAACACGGCGCGCGCGAGGTCAACATGGCCGCCCCCTGTGTGGTCGTGTTGGAGGACACACACGCGTCTCGCAGGACGCACCACGCCGGCTCGGGTCGCGCTGTGAGCGGCGTGCCGTCTCGCTGGGCCCCGTAAATGTAACTGCGTAGCCGCGGTACCGTGACGGGACACGGGAGCTCgtcgtgtttgtgtttttacgGCACATCATTATGTTGGAAAACACGTTTGGGGCAACAGTTTACATGATGATAGgttatttaataaatatatctggagagtgtgtgttcatttgcatACAAACAGTTTTGCACGTCTTACTGCACGGGAACATGGATGTGGACCATGTGTGCATCAGATTGAGACCCACTACCTTcagaacacatcacacacacacacacacacacacacagtcaatataaTCTCAGGTGTGGTCACCCTTGCCTTCATTTACACAAGGGTGTTTATGTCTGGGATCAGAGAGCTAGCACCACCTGACCTAAACCTCACACCACCTAAACCCTTTGGGTTGGTGTTGAACTGGTGTTATGATCGCTCCCATTCTGAATGCTGACCTGAGTCCTGCTGGCTCTACAGTCACAATTCAGTGGTCACATTTTGTTAGGACACCAGTACATCGTCTCCAGTGTCTTGGTCTTTAGATGTAGTCTGTACAGATGCAACAGGATGGTGAGTGTAGCattagtggggggggggggggggggggagttgtatgtatatgtaaaaCTAATGGTGATCTGGGTAGTGCGTTCTTATAataaaagcagttttcagtATGATATTTGTCATGGCTGTTTTTATTGTGCTGTTTTATTTAGAGTTAATCAGTATTTGTTTTAGCTCAAAATGTCTCCAGATACAGGCAGGTGTCACAATTGAGAATTCCTTCATCGACCCCAAGTGGATATTAAACTCAtggtttctttaaaaaaaaataactgtCGCAGCATTTGAGGACTGTTCATTTGCAGCTGTATGTCCACATGCTCTTATTTTTCCTctgtgatgtcatttcctgtttGATGTCCCAGGCATGAGGAGGGTGGGGAGGAAGCAGGAGCAGCAGATTCCGCCCGGCCCCCAACACCAGGGGCACCAGGGCCCAGCGGCTGAGGCCCGCCCCGGGGACAGGAGACCGGACAGAAGACCTCCCCGCGAGCGGCGCTTTGAGAAGCCAGCGGAGGACAAGCCTGAAGGAGGAGACGTCTCCGTGGACAAGTGAGTCAGGACGGACGTGCGTCCCTCACACCCGGCCAGGTTCTCTGAACCTTAGGTGACCTGGATGACCcctgtgtgctgctgtgttctgattgggctgtgctgttctgtggtgttttgtgaTTTGCTGGCTACAACCTTGTCTCCACTTTTCTCCACCACAGGCCAATGAGTGACCGACCACCAAGGGGGCGTGGCGGTGGGCGTGGAGGCCGAGGTGGGCGTGGGAGGGGCATGGGCCGTGGTGATGGCTTTGACTCGCGGGGCAAGCGCGAATTTGATCGACACAGCGGCAACGACAAATCGTGAGTCTCGCACAAGGTTGGGgctgtgaggtggaggtggtttgtgtgtgagcaggtggaggtttgggtggtgtgtgtgtgagcaggtggaggtttgggtggtgtgtgtgtgagcaggtggaggtttgggtggtgtgtgtgtgagcaggtggaggtttgggtggtgtgtgtgtgagcaggtggaggtttgggtggtgtgtgtgtgagcaggtggaggtttgggtggtgtgtgtgtgagcgggtggaggtttgggtggtgtgtgtgtgagcgggtggaggtttgggtggtgtgtgtgtgagcgggtggaggtttgggtggtgtgtgtgtgagcgggtggaggtttgggtggtgtgtgtgtgagcgggtggaggtttgggtggtgtgtgtgtgtgagcgggtgGAGGGAGGTTTGGGTGGTTTTATGTGTGAGCGGATGGAGGGAGGTTTGGGTGGTTTTATGTGTGAGcgggtggaggtttgggtgATTGTGTGAGCGGGTGGAGGGAGGTTTGGGTGTGAGcgggtggaggtttgggtggtttgtgtgtgagcggGTGGAGGTTTGGGCGTGAGcgggtggaggtttgggtgtGAGCAGGTGAAGGTTtgggtggtttgtgtgtgagcgggtggaggtttgggtggtttgtgtgtgagcgggtggaggtttgggtggtgtgtgtgtgagcgggtggaggtttgggtggtgtgtgtgtgtgagcgggtggaggtttgggtggtgtgtgtgtgtgagcgggtggaggtttgggtggtgtgtgtgtgtgagcgggtggaggtttgggtggttGTGGGCAGTAGCAGCTCAGACACGTTTTGCTGTCCCAGCAgccagaaggtggaggagaagcgTGGGGGCGCCGGCTCACACAACTGGGGCAGCAACAAGGACGAGACCAGGTGAGTCCCGCAGGACTACGGCGAGCACACGgggacacacagcacagagcacTTATCACACTGCTGCAGTATACAGATACGCCCTGGTCCCTCCCACAGTGTGTGTGCCTAACCTCCAGTGATgactaagttaccttgaaaaagtaatccgattactgattacagattactccttttaaaagtaacttagttacgttactgattacttgattttaaaagtaactatgttagattacaagttactttaatagttacattcagcagcaaaataaatttttccaatactcactttattggaagtgcatttttaacagtaacaatgtattgaagcaggttcggtaaccgagtcagaaactgcttaatccaaaaatccagaggagggaaactttattgataacgcaaccctggctcgcacaggctccgcccccccagcgtcacttaaagggcaagactcaccgtgaggagtagtagtcgctacagtatctcctgacattacgtttgtgtagctgcgcgatattatttgtaaatttatttgtaaacgtaatacaagcgaactgttcagtcagacagcttgtgaaacgaaataccattacaatttcaagcattttaaagtaggctacgttagtcaaaattccagcacttttcaaacgtggaacacaaagcaacattaaagttcatcaggtaaatgtcccttcccctgtttttgaggggtatttctttatactaccacatatcgttacgggaggacactgcaaaaaatgacttgtaaaacgtgctcgcgctttcacagggtcgcgcgcagcgtgcggagtcgagcgctacggacAGACggaaaagtataactgagccaagaagaaagataaaatatatatttttactaaggaaaataaaaatagtaacgcacagttatttggataagtaactttaatctgattactggactagAAATAGTAGcacgttatattactcgttaccgaaaaaagtggtaaaattagagcgttactgacatcactgctaacctcacacctgcacacgGGCTTGTGTCTGTCGTAATGAGCAGATCACGGCTCCTTGTGTTTAAACGTCACGTCTATGATGTGTAGCTGTACTGTGTGAACTGCGTCCTcttgggtggtgtggtgaacTTTGGCTGGTGTTTGGGTTCCAGTGAGCTGGAGCAGACGGCCGCACCTGAAGCACCTGcagaaggggaggagcatgcacCCGCCGACTCGGAAAACAAGTGAGTGAAAGCCCCGCCCCACACCTTCCTGTCCACCAATCCAGTGACAGTGTTGTATTTGGTTACCTGTCAGTTACGGGGATGATCCAACAGTGATGAGGATTAATTAAGGTGTGTGAGAGATTTAAAATAGTATTATTTTACTAGTTATATATTACCACTTTTAGAAAAATGCTTCACCACCTTATTAATCTTCAGTGCTTAGTGTCTGTAAACTGAAATGTTTGCAATGCAACAGCCTTTCTAAGCCAAACAAGCCTTCTCGTTTAAACATCACATTGCTGGGAGCAGGTCGGTGAATCTCGGGGTGAGGGCTCGTTAGCGTAGGTGGGCGGAGTTGGGGCTCGTTTAATTCAAACCCCTGCTTTTATCTCGGGGTGAGGGCTCGTTAGCGTAGGTGGGCGGAGTTGGGGCTCGTTTAATTCAAACCTCTGCTTTTATCTTGGGGTGAGGGCTCGTTAgcgtaagtgggcggagttgggGCTCGTTTAATTCAAACCCCTGCTTTTATCTTGGGGTGAGGGCTCGTTAgcgtaagtgggcggagttgggGCTCGTTTAATTCAAACCCCTGCTGTCTCCTGTGATGACTACTACACATCTACCTTTTAATGTTTGAGATATTGATGCTGGGTTGTTCTTGGGCCTCCTGCCACAGTCTGGTAGGGGTGCGTCCTAAGATCGGACCTCTGGGCTAGATCAGACCACCAGGTTAGGAATTAAACCCGCCATTATCTTGCAATCAGGACATGTGGAGTTGTGCAGGTGGTctttaaatattgtgttttgcCAAATACCTCTGACCTGAGTGGCTTTCCGTATTTGTTTACTATTAGTTTGTGGTAATCTGTAAAATCGCCCTTATCTGATACCTCATGGTATAACGTAGTTGTTTGTGTTGGTGAGCTGGTGGCAGACCGAGACGCTCATGTCTGAGACACATGACCTCAGGTGTTGTGGGTTTGGTCCAGAACTGACGCACGTGTGGTGTTGATGCAGCGTGTGTGTTCTTCACATGTCCTGTGCAGCGTGTGTGTTCTTCACGAGGCTGGTGGGAGCCCCATCTGTGTTAAAGGTGCAGCTGCTGGGTCACCAGCACATCCTCTCATCTCTTCTACTGCATGTTTACGGTTATATATGGGCTTCTAATTTGCTGCATACTGAACCCCTAAATTAGCTTAGTCTAAATAATCTAGTGTACATCTCAAACGTAGCAGCTCGTTTTAATCCCAAACAATCCTGGAGTTGGTTGTGTATTCTCACACATATGGTGGTTGTACTTTACAACGCGCCCTTCCCAACATGACTGAAGTGTTAAACGTCACCCACACCCTGCCGTGgtctcatcacacactcacaaaagcACCGTCAGCTCCACCTTGTGTATTTGAAACGCTGCCCATCTTGTGGGTAGTGTTCACAGGTGGCCGGTGTGTGTGACGGGGTGTGTGACCTGAGCTCCTCTCTAGCTGCGTGGTGAAAGgtaacgctgtgtgtgtgtgtgcgcgagagcGCTGCTCTAGCTGCGTGGTGAAAGGtaacgctgtgtgtgtggggggggggggggggtgtgacagcgtgtgtgtgagacagtgtgtgtgtgtgtgtgtgtgacgggtgtGTGGGAGAGCGCTCCTCTCTAGCTGCGTGGTGAAAGgtaacgctgtgtgtgtgtgtgtgtgtgtgtgagtgaggggtgtgtgtgagagcgctcCTCTCTAGCTGCGTGGTGAAAGgtaacgctgtgtgtgtgtgtgtgtgtgtgtgtgtgtgtgtgggagagcgcTCCTCTCTAGCTGCGTGGTGAAAGgtaacgctgtgtgtgtgt is a window of Brachyhypopomus gauderio isolate BG-103 chromosome 14, BGAUD_0.2, whole genome shotgun sequence DNA encoding:
- the serbp1b gene encoding SERPINE1 mRNA-binding protein 1 isoform X1, which codes for MPGHLQEGFGCVVTNRFDQLLDDESDPFEILKAAENKKKDAAASGTKTAAQAAKQPKKESQKDRKNPLLDKKEDSQPPVPLKKEGMRRVGRKQEQQIPPGPQHQGHQGPAAEARPGDRRPDRRPPRERRFEKPAEDKPEGGDVSVDKPMSDRPPRGRGGGRGGRGGRGRGMGRGDGFDSRGKREFDRHSGNDKSSQKVEEKRGGAGSHNWGSNKDETSELEQTAAPEAPAEGEEHAPADSENKLSRENEVEEVKEEGPKEMTLDEWKAMQDKERAKVEFNIRKPNEGQDAQWKKGYVLHQSKGKDAGRPSGTLIEAGDANADAHQKQGAPEEGTGDHHFRKPANDITSQLEINFGDLGRPGRGRGGSRGGRGGRGGASRAARGGGRTDKGGGVSVPNVDDPEAFPALA
- the serbp1b gene encoding SERPINE1 mRNA-binding protein 1 isoform X3; amino-acid sequence: MPGHLQEGFGCVVTNRFDQLLDDESDPFEILKAAENKKKDAAASGTKTAAQAAKQPKKESQKDRKNPLLDKKEDSQPPVPLKKEGMRRVGRKQEQQIPPGPQHQGHQGPAAEARPGDRRPDRRPPRERRFEKPAEDKPEGGDVSVDKPMSDRPPRGRGGGRGGRGGRGRGMGRGDGFDSRGKREFDRHSGNDKSSQKVEEKRGGAGSHNWGSNKDETSELEQTAAPEAPAEGEEHAPADSENKLSRENEVEEVKEEGPKEMTLDEWKAMQDKERAKVEFNIRKPNEGQDAQWKKGYVLHQSKGKDAGRPSGTLIEAGDANADAHQKGAPEEGTGDHHFRKPANDITSQLEINFGDLGRPGRGRGGSRGGRGGRGGASRAARGGGRTDKGGGVSVPNVDDPEAFPALA
- the serbp1b gene encoding SERPINE1 mRNA-binding protein 1 isoform X4, whose product is MPGHLQEGFGCVVTNRFDQLLDDESDPFEILKAAENKKKDAAASGTKTAAQAAKQPKKESQKDRKNPLLDKKEDSQPPVPLKKEGMRRVGRKQEQQIPPGPQHQGHQGPAAEARPGDRRPDRRPPRERRFEKPAEDKPEGGDVSVDKPMSDRPPRGRGGGRGGRGGRGRGMGRGDGFDSRGKREFDRHSGNDKSSQKVEEKRGGAGSHNWGSNKDETSELEQTAAPEAPAEGEEHAPADSENKENEVEEVKEEGPKEMTLDEWKAMQDKERAKVEFNIRKPNEGQDAQWKKGYVLHQSKGKDAGRPSGTLIEAGDANADAHQKQGAPEEGTGDHHFRKPANDITSQLEINFGDLGRPGRGRGGSRGGRGGRGGASRAARGGGRTDKGGGVSVPNVDDPEAFPALA
- the serbp1b gene encoding SERPINE1 mRNA-binding protein 1 isoform X6, whose translation is MPGHLQEGFGCVVTNRFDQLLDDESDPFEILKAAENKKKDAAASGTKTAAQAAKQPKKESQKDRKNPLLDKKEDSQPPVPLKKEGMRRVGRKQEQQIPPGPQHQGHQGPAAEARPGDRRPDRRPPRERRFEKPAEDKPEGGDVSVDKPMSDRPPRGRGGGRGGRGGRGRGMGRGDGFDSRGKREFDRHSGNDKSSQKVEEKRGGAGSHNWGSNKDETSELEQTAAPEAPAEGEEHAPADSENKENEVEEVKEEGPKEMTLDEWKAMQDKERAKVEFNIRKPNEGQDAQWKKGYVLHQSKGKDAGRPSGTLIEAGDANADAHQKGAPEEGTGDHHFRKPANDITSQLEINFGDLGRPGRGRGGSRGGRGGRGGASRAARGGGRTDKGGGVSVPNVDDPEAFPALA
- the serbp1b gene encoding SERPINE1 mRNA-binding protein 1 isoform X5 — encoded protein: MPGHLQEGFGCVVTNRFDQLLDDESDPFEILKAAENKKKDAAASGTKTAAQAAKQPKKESQKDRKNPLLDKKEDSQPPVPLKKEGMRRVGRKQEQQIPPGPQHQGHQGPAAEARPGDRRPDRRPPRERRFEKPAEDKPEGGDVSVDKPMSDRPPRGRGGGRGGRGGRGRGMGRGDGFDSRGKREFDRHSGNDKSQKVEEKRGGAGSHNWGSNKDETSELEQTAAPEAPAEGEEHAPADSENKENEVEEVKEEGPKEMTLDEWKAMQDKERAKVEFNIRKPNEGQDAQWKKGYVLHQSKGKDAGRPSGTLIEAGDANADAHQKQGAPEEGTGDHHFRKPANDITSQLEINFGDLGRPGRGRGGSRGGRGGRGGASRAARGGGRTDKGGGVSVPNVDDPEAFPALA
- the serbp1b gene encoding SERPINE1 mRNA-binding protein 1 isoform X2, translated to MPGHLQEGFGCVVTNRFDQLLDDESDPFEILKAAENKKKDAAASGTKTAAQAAKQPKKESQKDRKNPLLDKKEDSQPPVPLKKEGMRRVGRKQEQQIPPGPQHQGHQGPAAEARPGDRRPDRRPPRERRFEKPAEDKPEGGDVSVDKPMSDRPPRGRGGGRGGRGGRGRGMGRGDGFDSRGKREFDRHSGNDKSQKVEEKRGGAGSHNWGSNKDETSELEQTAAPEAPAEGEEHAPADSENKLSRENEVEEVKEEGPKEMTLDEWKAMQDKERAKVEFNIRKPNEGQDAQWKKGYVLHQSKGKDAGRPSGTLIEAGDANADAHQKQGAPEEGTGDHHFRKPANDITSQLEINFGDLGRPGRGRGGSRGGRGGRGGASRAARGGGRTDKGGGVSVPNVDDPEAFPALA